The following are from one region of the Carcharodon carcharias isolate sCarCar2 chromosome 27, sCarCar2.pri, whole genome shotgun sequence genome:
- the LOC121270167 gene encoding zinc finger protein 239-like, with protein MEGESTIHSEEKPYTCSVCGRGFNQSSNLSKHNCSHNGEKRWKCGDCGKGFNYPVELETHHHVHTGERPFTCYKCGKGFTLSCNLLAHQRVHTDERPFKCPDCGKCYKSSGELMRHQRVHTDERPFRCSHCGTGFRQLSDLTVHERVHTGESPFTCMECGKGFTRSSRLLTHQRVHTGERPFSCPKCGKGFTNSSTLLKHQRVHTGERPFTCSKCGKGFTQSTDLLEHQRVHTGERPFTCSDCGKRFTQSSTLLTHQRVHTGEKPFTCSVCKKRFSHSSTLLRHQQVHK; from the coding sequence ATGGAAGGAGAAAGCACCATCCACAGTGAAGAGAAACcgtacacgtgttctgtgtgtggacgaggcttcaatCAATCATCTAACCTGTCAAAACATAATTGCAGTCACAATGGGGAGAAACGatggaaatgtggggattgtgggaagggattcaattatCCAGTTGAACTGGAAACTCATCATcacgttcacactggggagagaccattcacctgttacaagtgtgggaagggattcactctgtCATGCAACCTGTTggctcaccagcgagttcacactgacgagagaccttttaaatgcccagactgcgggaagtgctataaaagttcagGGGAACTGATgcgccatcaacgtgttcacactgatgagagaccgttcaggtgctctcactgcgggactgggttcaggcAATTATCTGACCTCACTGTGCACgaacgagttcacactggagagagtccGTTCACCTGCatggagtgtgggaagggatttactcggTCATCACGCCTGCTgacgcaccagcgagttcacactggggagagaccattctcctgccccaagtgtgggaagggattcactaattcatccaccctgctgaaacaccagcgagttcacactggagagaggccattcacctgctccaagtgtgggaagggattcactcagtcaacTGACCTGCTggagcaccagcgagttcacactggggagagaccattcacctgctctgactgtgggaagagattcactcagtcgtCAAccttgctgacacaccagcgagttcacactggggagaagccattcacctgctccgtgtgtaaGAAGAGGTTTTCtcactcatccaccctgctgagacaccagcaagttcacaagtaA